The DNA sequence CTTCCACCAGCTTGCTCAGGCCGAGTATCCCGGAGAGCGGGGATTTGAGGTCGTGGCGGAGCATCGCCTCCACGCGCTGGCGCATCTCCTCCGCCTGGACGCGCTTGGTGACGTCGTGAACGATGGAGAACAGCAGGGGCCGCCCCTGGCGCTGGACCGGGCCGCTGTAGACCTCCACGTCGCGGAGTTCTCCGCTGGCGAGGCGGTGCTTGAACAGGAAATGCCTGCATGTGCCTGTCCAGGCCCGCTGGAGAATCTGGAGCACCTGCTCCGAGGGCATGGTGTCGATGTCCTGGATTCGCAACTGCGTCATCTCGCCGTAGGCGTAGCCGTAAAATTCGCAGGCAGCCGCGTTGGCGTCGATTATTGCTCCTGTGCCGGGATCGATGAGCAGCTTGAGGGCGATGTTCACGCAGAAAATCGCCCTGTAGAGATCCTCGTTTTCCCTCTGGGCTCTTTCCGCCTGGATGCGCGACAAGGCCAGGGCGACGTTGTCCGCAAGTTTTTCCAGAAATGATATGAGTTCCGGGGTGAAGCGCCCCGGTCGCGTGTCGTTGAAAAGAAGGATTCCGAACGTCTCGGCCCTGTAGCGCAAGGGCACCAGGGCCATGGACTGGTACGGCCTCCTGCCTGCCTGCTCCTGGGGGGACGCCTCCTCTTGGTCGCCATTCCTGATGCAGAACGCGCCGTTGTTCCAGAAGGTTCCGTGGGCCGTGAAAGTCGGAGCGGACATCGCAGTGACGTCGCGTGAGCCGGTCTTGTCCGGAGACGTCGTCAAGGTCTGTGGGGAGCTGGGGGTCTTCTCGCCTGGAGGGCAAAGCCTGTTTTCCATGTGTATGAAGTCTTCGGCGAACCCGTCCGTCTCGATATACGGGTGCTCATGCCCCGTACGCAGGCGGATTCCCACCGCCTCGCAGCCGGACCAGTGCTGCAACAGCGGCAGCAGGGCGGTGAGCATTTCTTCGGGACTTGCGCCGGAACTCAACAACCCGATGAGTTCCATGAACATTTCGCGCTCGTCCACGGTGCGCCCGGCGGAACATGTGCAGTTCATTCGCCTTTATCCTCCAAATCAGGGCGTCTTGCGTTGCAAGGGCAACGGCTGCCTGATTATGGTCTCTGTATAGTGAAGTTGGCCCTCTATCTAGTAAAGCTTCTTCGCTATCGCAATGCAATTTTTGAGGTGAGTGTGGGTGGTGGTGCCAGGAGCGCCCTGTCCCATTCGATGTTGATTGAATTTCAGAGACGGGCGTCTGTATGGATACGGACTGTGAATATCGTCCACGAATACGGCAATATCCTCCTATTGCGGTATGAAAACTGTCCATCATGGTCAGATATTGCGATGCCATAAACAGCCTCCCTCGGGAGAGTCACCGTCGTTCATCCTGAGGAAATGGAAGGATCACACTGACCGTGGTCCCATCTGTGCCCGATGTGGTGAACTCAATGCCCCCCCCATGAGCCTTGGCGATGAGTTGGGCGCTGTAGGTTCCCAATCCCTTGCCATGTGATTTTCCCTCAGTTGCGTATTTTTCAAAGAAACGGTCACGGATAGTTTCGGGAATTGTTCCCATATTATGGATATCGATGCGCTGTTCGTCATTCTCGTGGGAGAGGGAGATAGTCACGTCGTTATCCCCTGGCGAGGCTTCCACTGCATTCTTCACCAGGTTCAGGAGCATGTTCTCGATCAGGAATTCTTCTCCAAATACCAAGGAAAGTTGACGCGCGACGGGGTCGAGCGCTCCCTGCTGGACAAGGCGGATCCGTTTGGTCGTTATCCACGTTCGCAGCGACAGTTCGATGCTCTGCACCACTCCCTTGATGTCGAACCATTTTGATTGAGGCTTGTATTCCCCAAGCTCCATTTGAGCGACTTTATCTGATGAATCAATCAGATTGATCACTTGGCGGATGCCGTGCAGGAGCGGTGGAATCTCCGCGCGCAACTCTCCGTCCAGATCTTCGCTCAAGGCATATTGAGCAAGGGAGTGAATGCCAGCAAGAGGAGCCTTGATGTCGTGGCGGATGATGCGTTCCACATCTATTCGGAACTGCTCAGCCCTCTTGCGGCCGGTGAAATCAGCATAGGTCCCGATGATGCGCGTCGCTTTGTTGTTCTCATCAAAATCCATTAGCTGTGATTTCTGCGCAATCCAGAGGTAGTGCCCCTGTTTAGTTTTCATTCTAAATTCTTCATTGAACCGACTGTCACAGTTCTTCATTGCTTCTTCAAAGTTACGCAAGACCCTTGGCAGGTCATCTGGATGGACTTGCTCGCGCCATGTGTCGAAACTTGGGGTGAATTCTCCTGGTTCATACCCCAGCATTCTAAACGCTTGGGGACTTAAAAAAATATCGCCAGTATTGAGTGACCAATCCCAGAGTACAATATTTGTTGCGGCTAAGGCCAGCTCGAGTCGTTCTTCATTCTCTTTCAAGGCTTGTTCGGCCTGTTTGCGTTTAGTTATGTCGCGTCCTACCACTACCGAGCCGACAATCTTGCCGTTCGTGTCATATAGCGGAGCGAAACTGTAGCTTCCAACCCAACGCTCGCCAGTGTCTCTGCGCCGAAGGTTGTAAATGACATCCTTGCCGGTCTCGCCGCGCAATGCTCTGGGGACAGCCCATTGTTCCAAGGGAGCCAAGTCTCCGTTTTCCGTGAAGACTTCCAAAACGTTTGGGAACTCAGCCAGATTCTTGAAGCATTTTTGCCTGTCATTGAATCTGTAAAACGATGCAAACGCGTCACTGGAGACGAGGAAATTTCCGTCTACGTCTGAAATGAACATGGCATCAGACATGCTCGCCAGGGCCGTATGGAGCAAAAACTGGCTCTCGCGCAGGGCATTATCACGCTGCTGAAGGAGTTCTGAAGCCCTGGCCAGAGATTCGCCCACCCCCTTGGTCTCACTGAAATCATAGTGGCCATTGGCCACCGGTTTTCCCATGCCTACAGCCATGGCCGCATCTGCGAGGGAATTGATGGACTGGGAAATACTGTTCCCCAGACGCAAGGCGATGCCCACACCAATGCACCCAAGAAGGAACGTGCCTCCGAGCCCCCAAAGCAACCATGGCCACAAGTGTTTCTCAACGGAGGCCATAGGCACACTGATGACCATGGTCCATCCCGAGATGGTCGACTGGCTGTACCCTACCAGGACCGGTACTCCTGCAAGTCCCTGGGCTTCAAAGACTCCCTCTCGCGCTGTTTCTTTGTGGCGAGCGAGAACTGGCATATGGGGCGTTGTTCCTGCGAACTTCTCATGGTCCCGTGTGCGGGTCGCAACAACGCCGTTGCTGTCCAGGATCGTGGCCGTCCATTCAGGTGGCAGCTTCGGAAGCAATAGGTTCTGCAACAGGGTGTCCACGGGCAAGGTCATCCCCAGGTCGTAGATCGCTCGGCCTTCTTTCATGACCGGGACATCGAATCCGACAAGGTGACGGCCTGTAACCGCTCCCTTGAATATGTCGCTTACGCTCGGCTCGCCGGTCTCAAACAGACGTTTGACTCGATCCGGAATATTGCGTTTGGGAAGGGGTGCTCCATGAGGAAGATAGGAGTTGGCCAACTGCTGCCCTGTCTCGTCCGCCAGAATGATGTCAGCTCCGGGACGACCTACAAGAGCCAGCAGGGTCTGATCGTACAGGCAGGTGAGATTGCCCGATGAGAGGGCAGGTGATTTGGCCAGCGTTTGCAAGGTCGCAAGAATACCCTCCAACTCCTGGTCCATGGTTGCGGAGTACCTGCGGGTGGTCTCAAGCATGCTTTGGGAAATATCTTCGCGCTCTTGCTGATAATGTGTGTAAACCAGAATACTGGCGGCTATACCAACCGGCAATACACTTGCCACGATCAGCAGGACAAGCCGGAAGCGCATGGACTTTCGCAGCGAACGCCATCTATGTCCAAGGTTCATAGATTACTCGTTCAAGATTCGCACGTTAATAATGTATGCTGCGCATATTGAGGAGTGAGTTTGCCCCAGAGGCACCTTGTTACTTGTCGAAGCACTATCCGGAAAGATACTCTCACCTTTGTTGTAGGATCGCAATCAAAAGCGTTTGTCGATCGTCTTGAGGTCGCGTTCTGATGTATGAGCTGTTCTTGACCGGGCCAAGAACAGGTCCTTCTGGATTGTGGGGGCTGAGCGGACGACCTGTTCGCGCTCTGCATGACGGTCACGCAGGCAGGGCCATGACCGACAAGGAGGAGTATCTCGTCTTGCCAGTTCCTGGATGCGGCCAGCACTGACACGGCCATCGCTACGCCGACCGCCGCTGAACACGTCAGCCCGGAACTGGCAGCAGCCACTGGCGGTGTTTCCTTGCAGTGCTCGATCATTGGGTGAACACAGCCCAGAAGGTACACCTGCGGGCAAGCCAGTGGACCTGATCAAGGACCATCTGGCAGTGAGCCAGCCGGGCGGCATGGTGCTGGACCTGTTCATGGGGGGGGCACTACGGCGTTGGCCTGCATGGAGACGGGAAGGCGCTTCACGGGGGTGGAACTGTCGACCGAATGTGCGGCCCTCGCCACCGAGCGAATCCGCAAGGCCGAGGAGGCGTTTAAATAGAGGGAGGCTGACAGGGCAGCGTGCCGAATCGCGCGAAAATCAGTGCCAAATTGCGCGCCGCCTTACACCACCGTGCCCGCCTCTTTGAATTCTCAAACTATCTTGCAGGAATTCTCAAACTGTTTTGCGAGCTCTACGACCGTGCCGCTTCTGACAACGACGTTAGCCATCCGTTAGCCAGAGATAGGAAAAGGGGTTGCGACTTGTGGTCGCAACCCCTTGAATTCCTTGTGGTGGGCAGTACAGGATTCGAACCTGTGGCCTTTGGCTCCGGAGGCCCATTTCAGCCTGTCTGATGAGTTTCGACGAGTTCCTATGTGGCATGAATCGTTGACTAAAATTTTCTCATTTTTTCTGAAGAGGACCGAGAATCTCGGATGAGTTGTTGCTTTTTTGTTGCTACTTGGCCTTTGGGCTGCGGGGCCAACGGTCAAAATCGAGCGGATACCTCTACTTCCAGATAAAATCCATGTAACCTAGCAGGCTTATGCTGTTTTGCATGTTATACATGCAGAATTTGTTTGTTGTCATTGTTCTGTCACTAGTTTGGCAAACGTCAGCAAGGTGAGTTCGCGACTGAGTTGCTCTGACTTGAGGGCCTCAGGCGACTTGTATCCGAAAGTAGAGTGTAGGTAGTTTACGTTGTACTCGTTGTTCCAGCGGTCAAGATCCTCCAAGAAGCGGTCGAGTTACGAGTAATAATGCGTCTGGATAATGCCATGCTTGTTGCACAGTTCGCCGATTGGTCATCCTCAAGGGCCTTCGAGAACAATCCCCTTCGGCTTTGAGGTCAACTGCCATCTTTTCATGGCAGACCTCCTCTTCGTAATCAGCCACGAAAACTGAGTTAGTACTGCCTCGTCAAGCCGGGCAGGATGTCATGACCTGTGCTTTCAAGACGTGTCATGATTACGCACTGTACCTGCGGGTAAAACGCCACCAAAGGACATACTCGGCGCTGTTCTCACAAATTGCACTAGGATTGCTCTCGAGGGAACGGGCACTTGCCTGTCACATTGGTTTGTTTTATATTGCCTTAACATGAGGTGCATTGTTCTTAGGTATATGGCTGGGGGCATGTCAGGTGCAGCATTCCGTACTTATTCTTGATGATGAGGAGCGCATCTGCGAGACCCTCGAAGACTATCTCGTGGATATGGGGCATCATGTTGTCTCTTGCGGGGATGGGGCCGCAGCTCTTGAGGCATTGCGCGCGAACAATTTCACCTTGGCAATTGTCGACCTTCGCCTGCCAGGTATCGACGGGAATACGTTCATCAAACAAGCAAGCCTTTTGAGGCCGGAACTGCGCTACATTATTCACACAGGCTCTCTCGAATACGCAAGTGGCAATGTGGAGCAGGAACTTGTGGGGGGCCGGATAATGGCTGTGCTCAGCAAGCCCGTGGAGAGGATGCAGGATTTTTCGGATATCCTCGATCTCATAGGCCGCGCGAAATGAGCGACCTGACCTCGGTAAGCATCCTGATCATCGAGGACGAGCCTATGTTGAGACTCACCCTAGGCGACCACTTGCGCGACCGGGGCTTTGAGGTGCTGGAGGCCGATAACGGCCAGGCCGGACTCGACCTTTTCCGTGGCCAGCGTCCCGCACTCATCACGCTGGATTTGCGCATGGCCCCCATGGACGGACACGCAGTTCTCGCCGCAATCCGCCAGGAGGACCTCGACGTCCCGGTTATCATTGTTTCCGGCCAGGGGCAGATGGATGACGTCATCAGGGCCCTGCGTGCTGGGGCCTTCGATTATATCCAGAAGCCTGTCTCTGATATGGCCATATTGGACCACGCTGTGGATCGCGCCTTGGAAAGAAGCGCACTCAAGCGCGGCAATGCCATGCTCTCGCGTTCCTTTTTGGCCGAAGGGCCGCAGCGGCCGGAGGATTTCGAGCAAATACTCACTGCGAGCACGCGCATGCGCGACATTTTTCGCTACTGCGAGGCCGTGGCTCAGGGCTCGGAGCCGGTGCTCATCACTGGGGAGACAGGTATAGGCAAAGAACTGCTGGCCCGGGCCCTGCACCGCTCCAGTCGCTGCACTGGACCCTTTGTGGCAGTTAACGTGGCCGGATTAGATGACCAAGCCTTCTCGGACACGCTTTTCGGTCATGTGCGGGGAGCCTTCACCGGGGCCGACAGACCTCGCGAGGGACTCATGGAGAAGGCCGCCGGGGGGACCCTGTTTTTAGACGAGGTGGGCGACTTGGGCCAGCAGGCACAGATACGCTTGCTACGTGTGCTTCAAGAGCGAGAATACCATCCCCTTGGCAGCGACTGCCTTCGTCCTCTGCGGGCTCGAATTCTGGCTGCCACCAACCGGAGACTCGCAGTGCTGCGTTGTGATCCGGATTTCCGTAGTGACTTCTTTTTCCGACTAGCCACACATACCGTGGACCTGCCCCCTCTGCGGGAACGGCTCGAGGACATTCCGCTGTTGCTTCGACATTTCCTGGTCCAGGCCTGTACCCATCTGGGGCGGCCTGTGCCGGACTGCCAGCCCCGCCTGCTTACTCAGCTAAAGGCCTACCCATTCCCGGGAAACGTTCGCGAGCTGAGGGCCATGGCCCATGACGCCCTTAGTCGCAGCATCGATGGCTCTCTCGGGCCGGAGGCCTTCCCCGCTCTTGCCACCCTACCTGAAGCAGAACTCCCGAATGTCACATGCAAAACGCCATTCGCCGAACTGCCCGTCTTGCCCAGTCTACGGGCCGCTGCAGACGCCTTGGTGGCCGAGGCCATGCGCCGTGCCGGGGGCGTGCAGAAGGCTGCAGCCGCTCTCCTGGGTATAAGCCCCCAGGCTTTGAGCGAACGTTTGAAACGCGGTTGAGCGATCCGATCAAGTTTTCCTGATTGTCTCAAGATTTCTTGTTTGTACGTTAAGTCCTTGTTTCCCTTCACTGTACCCACCCACGTCAGTCGTTCCGCTCAATAAACCCGTAGCGGTCTCTCCTTACGTCGCCCCATTTTGCGAGTGAAATGGTCTTAAGTGTCTAATTTCAAACAGTAAAGCCGTGTTGGCACAGCTCTTGACTACTTCGGGTGAGACCGCCGCCCAAGGAGGACCCAGCATGGCGAAGATTCTGTGCATCGACGATGAGCCAATTTTGCGTCTGATCACCAGCGATTACCTGGGAGACATGGGGCACGAAGTGCTGGAGGCATCTAGCGGGGCCGAGGGGCTGACTCTCTTCCGGAGGTATCGGCCAGACATTGTGCTCTCGGACCTACGCATGCCCGACGGGGATGGTTTTCTCGTTGTGACTCACCTGGCCGAGGAGGCCCCGGAGACACCGGTGGTCATTATCTCAGGTACTGGCACCTTGGATGATGCCGTTAAGACCATGCGCCTGGGAGCCTGGGACTACCTGTCCAAGCCTCTCAAGGACATGCCTCTCCTGGGGCAGACAGTAGAGAGAATGCTTAACAAGGCCCGGGAACGCCGGAACGCCAGCCAGTATCTGCTGAATCTGGAGAGCAGGGTTAATGAGCTGGAGCATGAGTTGCAAAGCTGGTCCAGTAGCCACAAGGACACGGTGCTACGTTTGGAGGCGGCTCTCAAGACGAGCATTGGTTCACTGAACCTCGCCCTACGTGAGAAAGATCCCTACACGGCAGGACACAACGAGCGCGTTGCCCGCATATCCGTGGACATCGGCATTGCACTGGGACTGGGGGAGCAGGAGCAGGAGGTGCTCATGCTGGCCGGACTCCTACATGACATCGGCAAGATCGGCGTCCCCGAGTCCATCCTTAACAAGCGCATCGCGTTGAGTCCCGACGAGCTCGAGGAGATTCGCAGCCACGTCACTTGCGGCTACCGCATTCTGTGCAACATCCCTTTCGACGGCCCCGTGGCCGAGTTGGTTCTGCAGCATCACGAGCGTTACGACGGCTCGGGCTATCCCAAGGGGTTGGCAGGGGAGGGTATCCTCCTGGAAGCACGCATCCTCGCCGTGGCAGATGTCTACGAAGCTCTCTGTTCAGATCGCCCCTACCGGGCAGGGTTGAACCCAGTTGATGCCGCCAGCTACGTCTTCAAAAACGCAGGCACTCATTTCTGTCCGAAATGCGTCGACGCATTCAGGCAGATCATTTTTTAGCAATAGCTCTGAAAGAGAAGACCATGAATCCAAAACACATCGCACCCCCGTGCAACCTGTTTGCCTACGGCAACAATCAGGCCCGCCGTCTGGCAGGCCGAGTTGAGCATCAGTCCGAGTCCATTTCCCTCGGCGTAAGGGGAACTCGCATGCCGCAGGGTTTCCCGCCGGAGAGTCTGCTCCGCTTTGTCGAGCGCTTCCTGCTGCGTCTGGTCAATGTCATGTACGGCCAGAACCCCGGCCATGTCTCCTACATGTTGGCCTGGAATATCGGTCACGAGCCTGCGAAGGAGGGCGCATGAACGTCGAAGCAAACATCAGCAGCGCCATGGACACCTTGCTCCAACTCGTCACATTTAAGGTGGCTGAGGAGGAATATGGAGTGGACATCCTCTCTGTGCAGGAGATCATCCGCCATACGGGCCTAACCAAGGTGCCTAGCGCACCGGCCTTTGTGGAGGGCATTTTGAATCTGCGCGGCAAGGTCATCCCTATCATCGACATGCGCAAACGCTTCGGCCTCGCCTCTAAGGCCCCAGACACGCAGACGCGGATCGTGGTTTTCGCCCTGGAGAGCGGGGTCATTGGCTGCCAGGTGGATTCCGTGTCTGAGGTGTTGAGGCTGCCCGCAAGTATGGTCGATGTGCCCCCGACAGTGATTTCCGGGATGGACTCAAAATTTATTCGTGGAGTGGGACGACTGGGGGGTGAACGAGACGGCCGCTTGCTCATATTGCTCGACTCAGGTCAGATGCTGACAGTGGAAGAGATGGACGCATTCCACGATCAACCAGCAATCCATCAGTAATCCGAATGGACTGCGCCGGGCATATGGATCGGTGCATCTACAATACTTCATCCAGAGGAGGCCACCATGAACACACTGCGTAACATAAATCTCCGCACAAAATTAATCACAAGTTTTTTCGTCGTATCACTGCTCACTCTCGCAGTAGGAACTTATGGCAGCATGGAGATGCACCAGATAGATGACAACGGCACGAGGCTCTACGAACAGAGTATGGTCCCCCTGGGGCAGATAGCCTCAGTCGCCATCAACATGCAGCGCATCCGTGCAAACGCCATGGAGGCCGTGAACGCGAAAGACATGCCGACGTTCAATGCATATGTGGAAAGGATAAAGCAGTTCCGGGTGGCTATTAGCGAAAGCTTGTCCAAGTACGAAGCAACCCTGAGCAGCGATGACGAGCGGTCCTTGTATAAGAAATTGCTGGAAGATCGTCATGGATTCATCACCGTTCTGGATAAAGTCCTTGCAATGGGGACTGCGGGGAACATGGACGAAGCCGCAGCGTTGCTTGCGACCGATGGGCGCACCAGTGCCCGTAAGTATCAGGATAGCATTGATGCGCTTATGAAGGAGAATGAGAAGCAAGGCAAGCAGATCTCCGAAGGCAACAACGCTAGCGCCAGCAAAGCCACGAACATGATGCTGGTCGTCATGGCCCTGTCCTTCATCGTCTCCATCGGTCTGGGATTTATGCTTACATCCAGTGTGTCCGCCCAATTAGGTGAGGATCCTGGCTATCTGGGAGACGTGGCGGGTAAGATCGCTGGCGGCGACCTTGATGTGGCCTTCCGCCCTCAGAAGCGACAGGGTGGCGTTTACGCGGTCATGCAGGACATGGTGAAGGCCATGAAATCTAAGATCGTCGAAGCTGAACAGAAAACCGCCGATGCCGCGGGGCAGGCCCGGCTAGCTCAGATCGCCACGGACGAGGCCAATGAGGCCAAGACCAGGGCGGAACGGGCTAAGGCCGAAGGCATGATCGCCGCCGCCCATCAGTTGGAAAAGATTGTCGAGGCCGTCAGTTCAGCCAGTGAGGAACTCTCGGCTCAGATCGAGCAATCAAGTCGTGGCGCTGAGGTTCAGTCCCATCGCGTGACTGAGACCGCCACGGCCATGGAGGAAATGAACGCCACTGTGCTTGAGGTGGCTAAGAACGCCTCCCAGGCGGCGGACTCCTCGGGCAACGCCCGCACCAAGGCTCTTGAGGGTGCCAAAGTCGTTGCCCAAGCAGTTGAAAGCATTACTGACTTGCAGAGTAAGTCTGTGGCCTTGAAAGGGGACATGGTCGTGCTTGGCAAACAAGCCGAAGGCATTGGCCAGATCATCAACGTCATTAACGACATCGCCGATCAGACAAACCTCCTTGCGCTAAATGCTGCCATTGAAGCGGCGCGTGCAGGTGATGCCGGGCGCGGCTTCGCGGTTGTGGCCGACGAGGTGCGTAAGTTGGCCGAAAAGACCATGGCCGCAACTAAGGAAGTGGGCGAGGCTATCAGCGGCATCCAGCAGGGTGCCCGCAAGAACCTGGAGAACGTGGAGCACTCCGTCATCACTATTGAACAGGCAACAAACCTTGCCAACGAGTCGGGCACGGCGCTCAAGGAAATCGTGACCCTGGTCGAGGTGTCCACCGACCAAGTGCGCTCTATCGCGGCGGCCTCCGAGCAGCAGTCCGCTGCCAGCGAGGAGATCAATCGCTCCATCGACGATATCAATCTCATCTCCGGCGAGACCGCCAGCGCCATGAATCAGTCTGCTCAGGCCGTGGGAGATCTGGCGAGGCAGGCGCAAACCCTGCGAACGCTCATCGAGAGCATGAAGAACGGCGCGTAAGGCCGTTATCTACGAAGTTGGCTGGTCCCGCCTTGACTCTGTTCCAGGCGGGACTTTGGCTCAATGGCTGGACGACTTGACCGTCCGTGTAAGTGGCAGTCGGATAGTGAAACATGTTCCCCGGCCGGGTTTCGAGTCCACGCTCATCTTGCCCCGGTGGGTGGTGGTGATGATGAAATAGCTTACGGACAGCCCCAGGCCTGTGCCCTCGCCTACCTTCTTAGTGGTGTAGAAGGGCTCAAACACCCTGTCGACCTGGTTGGCCGAGATGCCTGGGCCGTTGTCCTCCACCTGGATTATGGCCTCGCCGTCCTCTCTGGCCGCACGTACCGTGATTGTCGGGTTCACAGTTCCAGCTTCAGCCAATGCCTGTGCAGCATTTCTTAGCAGGTTGAGGAGGACTTGTTCGACCTCGGAGGGGATGCAGGGAATTGAAGGGAGCGACTCCGAGAGCATTAAGTGAACAGCAATCTGGCGGAAGTCGTAATTCTTTTTGAGATCATAATCCTTTTCCGCCAGGGAGACTGCTTGGCGCACCAGCTCGGATACATTCCGATCCACGAAGCCGGAGTCGCTCTTGCGGCTGAAGTTGAGCATGTTTCGCACGATGCTCGTGGCGCGCTCGTTCGCTTCTCGAATTCCTTCCAGGTAACGGAGAATATTCCGGCGTCGCATGTATTCGTGGGTGGCCTCCATGTCCAGGTCAAGAGTTTGAGCTACCTCCAGGTTGGTCGGCAGGGCGGGGTCGAGTCGACGCTGTACGCCCTGCACGGACTGGGCAATAATCCCCAAGGGGTTATTTATCTCGTGCGCCATGCCAGCGGCCAGGCCGCCGAGAGACATCATCTTCTCCGTCTGTACCATGGCCTGCTGCGCCAGCTTTATTTCCGTGATGTCGCGCACGATGTTCAGGGAGCAGCGTTCGCCATTGATCTCAAGGTACTGGCACGAGTTCAAGGCGTTGCGAAGTGTGCCGTCCTTGCGACGCATTATAAATTCATAATCGAATACCGTTCCGTCGCGGTGAAGCTGTTCCAGGAAGGCTGTGCGACTTGCATGGTCATTCCAAATCTGTAGATCGTCTCCGGATTTTCCAATGCTCTCAGACCGAACGTGTCCGGTGATCTTTTCGAATGCAGCGTTCACGTCAAGAATAATACTGTCACTCAGTCGTGAGATGGAGATGCTATACGGCGCAAGATTGTAAATTTTGGAGAACTTCTCTTCTGAGAGGCGTAGGTTACGTTCGGCCTCTTTGCTTTTGGAAACATCCCGCGTGAGGGCCAACAGATACCGTGCACCGCCCACATCCATGGGCGTCAGCGAGGTCTCCACTTCTATAATACCGCCGTCCACCCTCTGGCACAACCACTCGAAGCGCAGCCGCTCTCCGGCCTCGGCATGCTCAAGGATGCGACGCATCATCCGGGTGGTCTCCTCGCCATCTGCCTGTACCCGCGGGGAGAAATCTGCCGGGGCCCGACCGATCATTTCCTCTCGGGTGCAGCCGATGAGGGCGGTTGCGCTGGGGTTGCAGTCCACGATGGTCGGCCCGTCCATCACCAGGATTGTGTCCTGGGCGGATTCGAAGAGGGTGCGGTACATCTTCTCGCTGGCAGCAAGGGCCAATTCCGCTTGCTTCCGCGCGCTAATATCCTGAATGATGCCTAACATCCGTCTAGGTTGACCACCATTTCCGGCCTGAATTACGCCGCTGTCGTGCACGTAGACATAGTGGCCGTGCTTGTGGCGCAAGCGGTATTCAATGTCGAATTTCCCTTCGTGCGCGCAGACCTCTTCCAGCCACAGTAAAACCTCCGGCGCATCTTCCGGGGGGAGCAGATCCTTCCATCTCTGCACAGGACCGTCTAGCTCTTGAAGTTCGAATCCCAGTACCTCTCGCACTGCGCCGACCCACTGCATGTTGCCCGACCGTAGGTCATAGTCGTAAAAGATGTGCTGCGCCGCAGTGTTCACTATCTCAAAACGTCGTGTCCAGAACTGGAGCTCGCGCTCATGCTCTTTGCGCTTACTAAGATCCTCTATGAATCCGTTGATCCAAGAGGGTCGGCCTTCTGCGTCGAGTTGAAGTGAGGCGCTGATCGCGACAGGCAGTTGGTTGCCGTCCTTACGATGGAGGATCACTTCGCTGCGCACCCCGGCCGGGGAGGCCAGAAGCTGTTCCAGAAACTCGCTTTTCTCCTGCGGTTCCGCATACAGGGCGTGAGGCCTTGCGGCGAGAAGTTCTTCCCTGTTTTCATAGCCGAGCATTCGAACCAACTCGCGGTTGACCTCCTCGGTGGGGCCGTTGAACGTCGAGCGGAAAATCCCG is a window from the Fundidesulfovibrio putealis DSM 16056 genome containing:
- a CDS encoding HD domain-containing phosphohydrolase; this translates as MAKILCIDDEPILRLITSDYLGDMGHEVLEASSGAEGLTLFRRYRPDIVLSDLRMPDGDGFLVVTHLAEEAPETPVVIISGTGTLDDAVKTMRLGAWDYLSKPLKDMPLLGQTVERMLNKARERRNASQYLLNLESRVNELEHELQSWSSSHKDTVLRLEAALKTSIGSLNLALREKDPYTAGHNERVARISVDIGIALGLGEQEQEVLMLAGLLHDIGKIGVPESILNKRIALSPDELEEIRSHVTCGYRILCNIPFDGPVAELVLQHHERYDGSGYPKGLAGEGILLEARILAVADVYEALCSDRPYRAGLNPVDAASYVFKNAGTHFCPKCVDAFRQIIF
- a CDS encoding chemotaxis protein CheW — translated: MNVEANISSAMDTLLQLVTFKVAEEEYGVDILSVQEIIRHTGLTKVPSAPAFVEGILNLRGKVIPIIDMRKRFGLASKAPDTQTRIVVFALESGVIGCQVDSVSEVLRLPASMVDVPPTVISGMDSKFIRGVGRLGGERDGRLLILLDSGQMLTVEEMDAFHDQPAIHQ
- a CDS encoding methyl-accepting chemotaxis protein produces the protein MNTLRNINLRTKLITSFFVVSLLTLAVGTYGSMEMHQIDDNGTRLYEQSMVPLGQIASVAINMQRIRANAMEAVNAKDMPTFNAYVERIKQFRVAISESLSKYEATLSSDDERSLYKKLLEDRHGFITVLDKVLAMGTAGNMDEAAALLATDGRTSARKYQDSIDALMKENEKQGKQISEGNNASASKATNMMLVVMALSFIVSIGLGFMLTSSVSAQLGEDPGYLGDVAGKIAGGDLDVAFRPQKRQGGVYAVMQDMVKAMKSKIVEAEQKTADAAGQARLAQIATDEANEAKTRAERAKAEGMIAAAHQLEKIVEAVSSASEELSAQIEQSSRGAEVQSHRVTETATAMEEMNATVLEVAKNASQAADSSGNARTKALEGAKVVAQAVESITDLQSKSVALKGDMVVLGKQAEGIGQIINVINDIADQTNLLALNAAIEAARAGDAGRGFAVVADEVRKLAEKTMAATKEVGEAISGIQQGARKNLENVEHSVITIEQATNLANESGTALKEIVTLVEVSTDQVRSIAAASEQQSAASEEINRSIDDINLISGETASAMNQSAQAVGDLARQAQTLRTLIESMKNGA
- a CDS encoding PAS domain-containing protein, whose protein sequence is MATPPHIDTAWSILSLPHVNWLPGNAILASIALVSVCVTLAALLALLSMRRRHAKQLATVESEHIEVLEMQKTLLKRDACLRTILKHTNTIIFILDYDGTVRLSEGMAQNAVKDSQEGSVGKKFHDAYPELSDLQAYLQQSMQGETVQDFVSYSGGTFRLLTSPLTDAEGKADGLAGILLDVTEIEQARARITESENMFRSIFDNAPYSMVVQRISDGVPLEANQAFLKRMNITRVDLRQFDANALTELSDEEAHALRQHIAKQGGLHGQEATTRRPDGSIAHVIYTSVPITYDGEPCLLSLTVDITPQKEALHAKMESEETLRTLFNNAPLGIFRSTFNGPTEEVNRELVRMLGYENREELLAARPHALYAEPQEKSEFLEQLLASPAGVRSEVILHRKDGNQLPVAISASLQLDAEGRPSWINGFIEDLSKRKEHERELQFWTRRFEIVNTAAQHIFYDYDLRSGNMQWVGAVREVLGFELQELDGPVQRWKDLLPPEDAPEVLLWLEEVCAHEGKFDIEYRLRHKHGHYVYVHDSGVIQAGNGGQPRRMLGIIQDISARKQAELALAASEKMYRTLFESAQDTILVMDGPTIVDCNPSATALIGCTREEMIGRAPADFSPRVQADGEETTRMMRRILEHAEAGERLRFEWLCQRVDGGIIEVETSLTPMDVGGARYLLALTRDVSKSKEAERNLRLSEEKFSKIYNLAPYSISISRLSDSIILDVNAAFEKITGHVRSESIGKSGDDLQIWNDHASRTAFLEQLHRDGTVFDYEFIMRRKDGTLRNALNSCQYLEINGERCSLNIVRDITEIKLAQQAMVQTEKMMSLGGLAAGMAHEINNPLGIIAQSVQGVQRRLDPALPTNLEVAQTLDLDMEATHEYMRRRNILRYLEGIREANERATSIVRNMLNFSRKSDSGFVDRNVSELVRQAVSLAEKDYDLKKNYDFRQIAVHLMLSESLPSIPCIPSEVEQVLLNLLRNAAQALAEAGTVNPTITVRAAREDGEAIIQVEDNGPGISANQVDRVFEPFYTTKKVGEGTGLGLSVSYFIITTTHRGKMSVDSKPGRGTCFTIRLPLTRTVKSSSH